From Xylocopilactobacillus apis, a single genomic window includes:
- the rpsA gene encoding 30S ribosomal protein S1, translating to MSDNLSDSQQMAQALDESLNVNLGDVVKAEILQVDDNQLVVSILGTGLEGVVPERELSTQRIDDIHDSFKSGDDLDLVVISKFGADKENGNFLLSRKRIEAQKQWSELEERLKKEDTLSAHVVKAVKGGLLADVGGVVGFIPSSRIESYFVRNLKQYIGQDLKVKVIEIEPSENRLILSRRDFVQEEKKEKFDELAGRIHEGDEVTGKVTRITPFGAFVDIDGIDCLIHISEISRKRVSDPNDVLSVGDEVTAKVIRIDNEKERISLSLKALEPTPWDNISDTVKVGETLDGKVKRLTSFGAFVEVLPEIEGLVHISQISHKHIATPSEVLKVGQEVKVKVIDLDKDSKRLSLSIKALEENPKDKEDRPAKSENSSGDNMKYKPTETSGFSIGDIIESKQEETK from the coding sequence ATGAGCGACAATCTTAGTGACAGCCAGCAAATGGCTCAAGCTCTTGATGAAAGTTTAAATGTAAATTTAGGTGATGTAGTCAAAGCAGAAATTTTGCAAGTTGACGACAATCAGCTTGTTGTAAGTATTTTAGGTACTGGACTTGAGGGAGTTGTTCCAGAACGGGAACTATCGACTCAAAGAATCGATGATATTCATGATTCTTTTAAATCAGGAGATGATTTAGATTTAGTAGTTATTTCTAAATTTGGAGCTGACAAGGAAAATGGAAACTTTTTACTTTCTCGTAAACGTATTGAAGCGCAGAAGCAATGGAGCGAACTAGAAGAAAGATTAAAAAAAGAAGATACTCTTTCTGCACATGTAGTTAAAGCTGTTAAAGGCGGCTTATTAGCTGATGTTGGTGGAGTTGTGGGCTTTATTCCATCTTCAAGGATTGAGTCTTATTTCGTGCGTAATTTAAAGCAATATATTGGACAAGATTTAAAGGTTAAAGTAATAGAGATTGAACCTTCTGAAAATCGATTAATTCTCTCTAGAAGAGATTTTGTTCAAGAAGAAAAGAAAGAAAAATTTGATGAATTGGCAGGCAGAATTCATGAAGGCGATGAAGTTACTGGAAAGGTAACGAGAATTACACCTTTTGGTGCTTTTGTAGATATTGATGGAATCGATTGTTTAATTCATATTTCAGAAATTTCTCGTAAGCGTGTTTCTGATCCTAATGATGTATTAAGTGTTGGTGATGAAGTTACTGCAAAAGTAATTAGAATTGACAATGAAAAAGAAAGAATTTCATTATCATTGAAAGCACTTGAGCCAACTCCTTGGGATAACATCAGTGATACTGTTAAAGTTGGTGAAACTTTAGATGGTAAAGTAAAACGGTTAACTAGTTTTGGAGCTTTTGTTGAAGTTTTACCTGAAATTGAAGGTTTAGTTCATATTTCTCAGATCAGTCATAAGCATATTGCAACACCAAGTGAAGTTCTTAAAGTTGGTCAAGAGGTTAAAGTTAAGGTAATTGATTTAGATAAAGATAGTAAACGTCTTTCGTTATCAATTAAAGCTTTAGAGGAAAACCCTAAAGATAAAGAAGACCGTCCAGCTAAGTCAGAAAATAGTTCTGGTGATAATATGAAATATAAACCGACTGAAACCTCAGGTTTTTCAATCGGAGATATTATTGAAAGCAAGCAGGAAGAAACTAAGTAA